In the genome of Nonomuraea sp. NBC_00507, the window GGCGTGATGGCAGGATGCCTCCCATGCGCCGGAATACGACGCCCTTAGGGCGGGCGGTCTCAGGCATGGCGGCGGCCCTCTTGGCGGCCGGATGCTCGCTCGTGACCGGTTCCGGCGCAGCGCACCCGACGCCGAGGCCGCAGGCGAAAGCGTCCCCCGGCTCGGGGAAGACCTCGCCGGGACGCCGCTGCCACCTCGATCCGAGCTCCACTCTGCCGCCCACCCCGCCGCCGCTTCCATCCGGGGAAGGGGTGCGCCTCGTGCACTACAACACCTACCCTTACCGCGACCGCTTCCTCGGCGTGGCCGCACTGCGCGATGGCACGGTCTACGCCGTGGGGGACCGCCAATTCCCCAGGCAGGACAACAACCCTTGCGGTCCGATCAGCCAGCTGTCGTACGCGCTTCGGTGGGACGGCGAGCGCTGGCAGGAGCTGCCGGAACTCGACCAGGTGGTGGAACCGCAGCAGGTCGCAGCCTCCAGCGACGGGGGCCTGTGGGTGTTCGGCCACTGCCCCGCGACCGTGGCGAGCAGCGACCCCGCCGGCTGCGCGGCCCGCTGGGACGGCACGTCGTGGACGCTGTCCGTGCTCGACAACGCCCAGGTGTCGGGGGCCGCGGTGTTCGGCCGTGACGATGTCTGGGCGACCACGTACGACGCGCTGCACCACTGGAACGGCGAGCGCTGGCGGGCCCAGCGGCCACCTTTCGGCGTCCGCGCCCACGCCCTGGCGGGGACCGCGTCGGGTCAGGTGTGGATCGCGGGAGACAAGGACGGGCGGGTGGCGCTGGCCCGCTGGAGCGATCGCCGCTGGAGCCTGCTCCCTCGCCCGCAGATCCCTCGCCTCTACGGGGCCAAGCAGGGGGAGACGAGGGTGCTCGACCTCGCGGTGGGCGAGCAGGGCGAGGTGTGGGTGCTGGGCTCGATGCACTGGGTGTGCGGGGTAGAGACCATGTGCACCCGGCCGGTGCTGATGAGGTGGGGCGGGGGCCGGTGGCTGCTCAAGGTCATGCCCGAACGCTTCACCGTCGGCGGGAGCATCGTCTTCGACGGCGCGGGCGGCCTGTGGATCACCGTCTCCGGCGGCCTGGGCCGCTTCACGGGCGGGAAGTGGAAGACGTACCCGATCACCCGCGGACCGTTCGGCGGCCGTTCGGTGGCGGGCCTCGCCCGGCGTCCCGGGTCGGCGTCGGTGTGGGCGGTCGGTGAGGACCACACCGAGGCTGAGGAAATGCCGTTCACCAACGGCATGATCTGGCGCCTGGACGTCAAACCGGAGTAGCCGGCGACGTCGTCACGCCCAAGCAGACGCCGGGCAACCTGACCGGAAGATCACGCGCGCTCGGGGTAGCGCTGCCGTACGGGCGTGGCCAGCGCGATCAGAGCCAGCAGCAGGCAGGACGCTCCGGCGAAGAAGAAAACCGCGGTCGCGCCGTAGCGCGCGGCGGCCCAGCCGAGTGCGGCCGCGCCCACCGGCCCGAGTGAGAAGTGGATCGTCCAGAAGGCCGACGTCACCCGGCCCAGCAGATGAGCGGGTGTCACCTGCTGGCGCAGCGACATGGAGCAGATCCCCGCCAAGCTGACGCACGCGAGGTAGAGGGCCATGATGGCGGCCACACCCCACACCGAGCCGGCGAGCCCGAGGCCGAGAATGGCCAGCCCCGACACGATCCCCGCCCCGATCCACAGCGGTCCGAACCCGAGGATCCGCCGCATCCGGGCCACCAGCATCGAGCCGACCATCGTGCCGGCCGCCCCGACGCCCAGCACGATACCCACCACGGAGTCCGCCTGGCCGAGGTCGTGCTTGAGCCGGTAGATCACGATGTCCGTCAGCCCGAGCGTCATGAAGATGAAGAACGTCAGCAAAATGGTCATGGTCCGCAGCACCGGCTGCCGGAACAGGAACTCCGCGCCGGCCAGCAGCTCCCGCCATGGCCGTCCCTTGGGAGCGGGCTCGACGGCGTACCGGGAGGAGCGGGTCAGCAGGACGCCGAACGCGGACAGCCCGAAGCTGGCCGCGTTGATGGCGATCGCGGCGGTCGGGCCGAGGTGGCCGCTCACCACCCCGGCGAGGGTGGGGCCGAGGATGCCCGCCGCGGCGGCGGTGGCGTACAGCATGCCGTTGGCCTCGGTGACCCGTTGCTCGCCGGCCAGGCCGCGCACCGCAGACACGTACGTGACCTGGAAGACCATGCCCACGGCCGCGGCCATCGGCAGCACTGTGTACAGGAGCCAGATGTGCTGACCGAACAGCCAGACCACCGGGATCGTCACGTACAGGACGAGCCGGACGAGGTCGCAGGCGATGAGCAGCCGACGCCGGTCGAACCGGTCGGCGAGCACCCCCGCGAACACCCCGGCCGCCACCGACGCCGCCCCGGAGACGCCGGTGAGCAGACCCATCTGGGCGACGGAGCCGGTGACGTTGAGGATGAGGAGGGGCACCGCGATGAGCGCGAACGAGTCGCCCGCCACCGACAGCGTCTGCGCGCACCAGAAGATCAGGAAGTCACGGTCCCGCCACAACGAGCGGGCCGCCGGCCGCGTGTCAGTCTCCATCGGTCACGGCCCGCACGGCGCGGGGCGGTCCGGCCTGGGATGATCGGTGCGCGCCGATACGGGAGAGCTCACGCAGGGAAGGTTATCTTTCCCTATCCGCCCGACGCCGCTCATTTTTCCGCCGCCGCGCCCCCGGCAGGCGACCGCTCGACCGCGCTGCCGCCCTTCAACCGTACTGCCGCCCTGCGAGGCCTGGGCGGGCAAAAGTAGATCATGTAGGGTAAGCGCGGCCCACCCTCGCAACGGCCTGGAGCCCGTCGTGCCGCACATGTCTCGTCGCCAGGTTCTCTCCCTGCTCCCCGCCGCCGGCCTGCTCGCCGTAGCCTCTCCTTCCCGCGCCGCGGCCGGGATCGACCATGCGCGGCTGCTCGCCAACACCGTGGCGATCTTCGCGGGAACCCCGGACGTCAATGCCCGCCCCGAGGTCGCCGGCAAGCTGGCGGCGATCGCCAGGACGGCCAGGCAGCGGCTGACCGCCATGGACCAGGCGGGCGACGGCGAGCTGTTCGCCGGCCTGAAGCTCGGCACCGACGACGTCAACCTGCGACTGGCGTACCAATATCTGTACGAGATCGCGCTGGCGACCCGCACCCCGGGCGGGGAGCTCAACGACGACACCACTGCCCAGCGGCGGGTCGTCGACGGCCTGCAGTGGTTGCACGAGCGCTACTTCGGCGACCAGTCGAAGGGCTACTACGGCAACTGGCACAACTGGGAGATCGCCATCCCCGCCCACGTGAGCAGGACGCTGGCCCTGCTGGCCGAACGGGTGCGGGAGGAACGCCCCGACCTGGTGGCGACGTACATCACCTCGATGGACGCCTACCTGCGCAACGGCAAGGACGGCGACGTCAACCTCGACTCACGCTTCCACACCGGGGCGAACCTGGCCGACATCACCGGCAACCGGATCCTCCAGGGCGCGCTCACCGGCGACGACGCCCGCGTCGGCAAGGCCATCACCGACCAGGCCACCGTGTTCGCCACGATCGACCCGTACAACCTCCAGCACGGCGTCACCGACGGCTACTACCGCGACGGCTCCTTCATCCAGCACCACTCGGTCGCCTACACCGGCTCCTACGGCCGCGCCCTGCTGACCCGCGTCGTGCAGACCCTCAAGACGCTCGAGGGCGCGACGGGCGGCGGCGCCTCCGACGACCTGCCCGGCGTCGTGCACCGCTGGATCACCGACGGCTTCGCCCCGCTCATCTTCGAGGGCTGGATGATGGAGATCGTCAAGGGGCGGGCGGTCTCCCGCACCACCACCGGCTACGCCGACGTCGGAGTGATCGTGGAGGCCATCGCCGACCTGGCCGACCACGTCGAGGACGGGGCCGCCCTCGCCCTGAGGAAGTACGTCAAGTTCCTGCCGGCCGCCGACCCGGCCGCCTTCGTCTCCCCGGTCAGCATCGCCCGTTATGCGGCCATCCGCACCGACTCCGCGATCCCGGCCGCCGACCTCAATCCGCCCGAGCGCTGCCTGGCGTACAACGCCATGGACCGAACCGTCCACCGCCGCCCCGGCTACGCCTTCGCCCTGGCACGGAGCTCGGACCGCATCAGCAAGTACGAGTACATGAACGGCGAGAACCTCATGCCCTGGTTCCAGGGCGACGGCGCCTACTACCTCTACCTCGCCGGGGAGGACCAGCGCGAGGTGTTCGGCGTCGACTACTACACGACCGTCTCGCCGTACCGGCTGGCCGGGATCACCGCGCCCGTGGAGGAACGACGGACGGTGCCCGACCTCTACGGCCGGTTCTGGTACGAGAACCCAGGTCACCCGCTCAACTTCACCTCTTCCTCGGAGTCCCAGAACACTTACGTGTACTTCCCCCGCGCCGGGAACGCCTTCTCCGGCGGCGCGACGCTCGGCGCGTACGGCGCGGCCGGCATGGTCCAGTCGGACGACGCCGCCTACACCGCCAAGCAGGCGGGCACCCTGCCCGACGACTTCGTCGCCTACCAGAACGCCCGCGCCACCAAGTCCTGGTTCATGCTCGACGACGAGATCGTGGTGCTGGCCGCCGGCATCTCGGGACAGAGCGGCCGTGAGGCCGTGACCACCGTGGACAGTCGCATCGCCGCCCCCGGGGACACGATCGAGCTCACCGGCGCGGGCTGGGACGGCGGGCCCTGGCAGGCAGGCGACACCACGCCGCCGCGCTGGCTCCGCTACGCGAACGGCACCCGCCGCACCGCCATCGGCTACGCCTTCCTCACCCGCCAGCCCGTCACGGCCGGGCTGGAGACGGTGACCCGCAGCCGCAGAGTCGTCCGCACCTCCAACCCCGACACCAGCGTGACCAAGAACGTCTTCACCGCCTCGATCACCCACCCCGCCACCGGCGACGTACCCGCCCTCGCCTACGCCCTGGTCCCGAACGCGACCGACACCCGCCTGCGCGGCTACGCGAACGGCCCGCTGACGGTCCTGGCCAACAACCGGCACGTCCAAGCCATCCAGCACAAGACCCTCGGCATCATCGCCGCCAACGTCTTCACCGACGGCCCCCGCCACGCCGACCGCCTGCTCATCGACGGCCCCGCCTCGGTCATCGTCCAGTCGTCCGGCGGTCGTACGGTCGTCGCCCTGTCCGATCCCACGATGAAACGCGACCGCGTCACGGTCGTCCTGCACGGCGCGTCCCTCCGCCTCGACCAGGCCGACGAGGGGGTGACGGTACGGCGCGTGCCCGGAGGCACCCTGATCCAGGCGACGACCCGCCACGCCCACGGCCGCACCTTCACCGCCACCCTCCGCTGAACCGCCCCTGGGGCGTGTGCCCGACCGTATGGCGGGAGTCCTGCCGGGGCGCTCTTCACGCGAGGGGCGTACGTCGTTATGGTCGGAATCCATATGGACGGGGTGCAAGCGTTAACGGAGGCGGATCCCGCGCACCTGGGCGAGTACGCGCTCGTCGGCGTGCTGGGCCGGGGGAGCCAGTCGGTCGTCTACCTGGGCCACTCGGCGAGCGGTCATGTGGCGATCAAGCTGCTGCCCGCGGGTGATGCCGACACGCAGCGCGCGGTGGCCGCGGCGCAGCAGGTCACGGAGCCGACCAGTGCGCGGGTGCTGACGACCGGGATGTACGGTGACCGGCTCTACGTGGTCAGCGAATACGTGCAGGGCGTATCCCTGGCGGAGTGGATCCGCAGGGAAGGCCCACGCGACGCGGGCCAGCTGCACTGGCTGGCGACCAGCACGATGGCCGCGCTGGCGGCGATTCACCGGGCGGGCATCGCCCACCTGGACTTCAAGCCCGCCAGCGTGCTGCTCGGCCCCGAAGGGCCGAAAGTGATCGATGTCGGAATCGCGCGGTGGCCGGATCCGGCGGTCGTGCCGGCCTACCTGTCGCCGGAGCAGGTGGCAGGTCATCCGGCCGGGCAGGCGTCCGACCTGTTCTCCTGGGCCGTGACGATGATCTACGCCGCGACCGGGGTGCCCGCGTTCGGTGAGGACGGCGTTCCGGCCGTGTCCCATCGGGTGCTGTACAACCCGGCGGACCTGTCGCGGCTGCCCCCGCCGCTCCAGCCCATCCTGGACCGGTGCCTGGCCAAGCGGCCTGAATACCGGCCGACCGCGCAGGAGGTGCTGGCGTCCCTGCACGGAGCCGGGCAGGGCGGGCCGGCCTCATCGAAGAGCTCGACCGGCCTGGTGATCGGGCTGTCCGCCGGAATCGTGATCTTGCTCGCGGCGATCGGCGCCGCTGCGGTGTTCCTGGTCAAGTGGCCGCAACAGGACCCGGTCGCGGTCGCCACCCCCAGCGCCGTCGTCACGACTCCGGCACCCGAGCGCGCCTCGGTGGCCGGCCGGTGGACCGGCAGCTACGTGTGCAACCAAGGCAAGACCGCGCTGGAGCTCACCATCAAACAGACGTCGCCGGGCGAGATCGAGGCCGTTTTCGCCTTCGAGGCCGACCCGAGCAATCCCGGCGTACCG includes:
- a CDS encoding MFS transporter; the protein is METDTRPAARSLWRDRDFLIFWCAQTLSVAGDSFALIAVPLLILNVTGSVAQMGLLTGVSGAASVAAGVFAGVLADRFDRRRLLIACDLVRLVLYVTIPVVWLFGQHIWLLYTVLPMAAAVGMVFQVTYVSAVRGLAGEQRVTEANGMLYATAAAAGILGPTLAGVVSGHLGPTAAIAINAASFGLSAFGVLLTRSSRYAVEPAPKGRPWRELLAGAEFLFRQPVLRTMTILLTFFIFMTLGLTDIVIYRLKHDLGQADSVVGIVLGVGAAGTMVGSMLVARMRRILGFGPLWIGAGIVSGLAILGLGLAGSVWGVAAIMALYLACVSLAGICSMSLRQQVTPAHLLGRVTSAFWTIHFSLGPVGAAALGWAAARYGATAVFFFAGASCLLLALIALATPVRQRYPERA
- a CDS encoding polysaccharide lyase family 8 super-sandwich domain-containing protein; protein product: MSRRQVLSLLPAAGLLAVASPSRAAAGIDHARLLANTVAIFAGTPDVNARPEVAGKLAAIARTARQRLTAMDQAGDGELFAGLKLGTDDVNLRLAYQYLYEIALATRTPGGELNDDTTAQRRVVDGLQWLHERYFGDQSKGYYGNWHNWEIAIPAHVSRTLALLAERVREERPDLVATYITSMDAYLRNGKDGDVNLDSRFHTGANLADITGNRILQGALTGDDARVGKAITDQATVFATIDPYNLQHGVTDGYYRDGSFIQHHSVAYTGSYGRALLTRVVQTLKTLEGATGGGASDDLPGVVHRWITDGFAPLIFEGWMMEIVKGRAVSRTTTGYADVGVIVEAIADLADHVEDGAALALRKYVKFLPAADPAAFVSPVSIARYAAIRTDSAIPAADLNPPERCLAYNAMDRTVHRRPGYAFALARSSDRISKYEYMNGENLMPWFQGDGAYYLYLAGEDQREVFGVDYYTTVSPYRLAGITAPVEERRTVPDLYGRFWYENPGHPLNFTSSSESQNTYVYFPRAGNAFSGGATLGAYGAAGMVQSDDAAYTAKQAGTLPDDFVAYQNARATKSWFMLDDEIVVLAAGISGQSGREAVTTVDSRIAAPGDTIELTGAGWDGGPWQAGDTTPPRWLRYANGTRRTAIGYAFLTRQPVTAGLETVTRSRRVVRTSNPDTSVTKNVFTASITHPATGDVPALAYALVPNATDTRLRGYANGPLTVLANNRHVQAIQHKTLGIIAANVFTDGPRHADRLLIDGPASVIVQSSGGRTVVALSDPTMKRDRVTVVLHGASLRLDQADEGVTVRRVPGGTLIQATTRHAHGRTFTATLR
- a CDS encoding serine/threonine-protein kinase, producing the protein MDGVQALTEADPAHLGEYALVGVLGRGSQSVVYLGHSASGHVAIKLLPAGDADTQRAVAAAQQVTEPTSARVLTTGMYGDRLYVVSEYVQGVSLAEWIRREGPRDAGQLHWLATSTMAALAAIHRAGIAHLDFKPASVLLGPEGPKVIDVGIARWPDPAVVPAYLSPEQVAGHPAGQASDLFSWAVTMIYAATGVPAFGEDGVPAVSHRVLYNPADLSRLPPPLQPILDRCLAKRPEYRPTAQEVLASLHGAGQGGPASSKSSTGLVIGLSAGIVILLAAIGAAAVFLVKWPQQDPVAVATPSAVVTTPAPERASVAGRWTGSYVCNQGKTALELTIKQTSPGEIEAVFAFEADPSNPGVPSGSFAMRGRLTERALELNGERWIDRPGKYVMVDLRATLTEDRPSAIKGTIVGGGCSTFTVERS